The region CGCAGCGAGTAGATGTAGGCGAGGATCTCCGCCACCGCGCGGTAGAGCGCGGGCGGGATCTCCGCGCCGAGCTTGACGGACTTGAAGAGCGCGCGGGCCAGGGCGCGGCGCTCGACGATCGGCACGCCGGCCGCGCGCGCCGCGTCCTTGATCTTCTGCGCGAGCTCCCCGGCGCCCTTGGCGACCACCTGCGGGGCGGCCGTCTCGCTGGCGCGGTAGCGGAGCGCGACGGCGACGTGCACCGGGTTGGTGAGCACCACGTCGGCGCGCTTCACCTCGGTCAGCATGCGCCGGCGCGCGATCTCGCGGTGCGCGCGCCGGAAGCGCCCCTTCACCTGCGGGTTGCCCTCGGTCTCCTTGTGCTCCTCCTTGACCTCGTGGCGGCTCATCTTGAGCGACTGCTCGTGCCGCCGGCGCTGCCAGAGGTAGTCGAGCCCACCGAGCACCGCGAGCGCGACGGCCATGGTGAGGAAGAGGCGGCGGAGGCCGGCCCCGGTGAAGCCGAGGATCTCCGCGGGCATCATGCCCGAGGCGCCGATCGCCTCGGCGCCGGTGCG is a window of Deltaproteobacteria bacterium DNA encoding:
- a CDS encoding EscU/YscU/HrcU family type III secretion system export apparatus switch protein — protein: MPEAGDRTERATPRRREEARKHGQVALSPEVAPVAVLLAALALASWGAPAALARSRTALAGLLAASGPVAAHDDPVGPLIVRTLLTFGGLLAPFCLAAAVVGAGAVVAQVGWSVNPELLLPDPGRISPSNGLKRIFSANGAMNLVKAVAKIAVVATVAYRVLLRTGAEAIGASGMMPAEILGFTGAGLRRLFLTMAVALAVLGGLDYLWQRRRHEQSLKMSRHEVKEEHKETEGNPQVKGRFRRAHREIARRRMLTEVKRADVVLTNPVHVAVALRYRASETAAPQVVAKGAGELAQKIKDAARAAGVPIVERRALARALFKSVKLGAEIPPALYRAVAEILAYIYSLRGAAAGEAR